One region of Daphnia pulicaria isolate SC F1-1A chromosome 7, SC_F0-13Bv2, whole genome shotgun sequence genomic DNA includes:
- the LOC124348938 gene encoding plexin domain-containing protein 2-like isoform X1, translating into MKLTRRRLSNKCQSRKNTPRMASESRKFNWCAVLVTLTLIGICTADDYFLYESDEFPSSWQQEPVIKLLSKRQVDQKESKDAKKPVAMKPQPNSNPENSSNQKLNSPVLELPQGNTSDIQNNNDTMTIPITTATPSTITPTPTEVLPTVDYDGLNITVKNVTQDYHRYYNSSTYPEKGMQFWIDFDKENASTHDMLSQSHRRAATVPLSFDFPFYGHWVRNITIATGGFLYTGDYVHSWLAATQYIAPLMANFDTSMSNYSTIKYMDNGTAFSVQWDKVALQDKPDGGNFSFQATLLKSGDIIFAYKDIPIPVNSIGDDAHPVKVGVSDAYIIDRTIFFVRRKTIYEYHKVDKKTEEVTSDSAIYFTALPTCVAFNSCDSCISNTIGFDCVWCSTAERCSDGMDRHRQDWLVKGCDKVFVDNIGNCSLPPLVPSSTPPMETTIPTPAPTKFPPTATTVTPTTKPWDDFDPSASRVTNVTTSTTTALPIPISEARANTEDASEDANASNVSSVVGILFLVAIVVGLGGWLFYAYRNPHTPSGQCFIRYRPAQWRWRSGEAHYTAAAIHM; encoded by the exons ATGAAGCTCACAAGACGACGACTCAGTAACAAGTGTCAGTCTCGAAAAAATACACCGAGAATGGCGTCTGAAAGCAGGAAATTTAACTGGTGTGCTGTGTTAGTTACTCTCACCCTCATCGGCATTTGCACAGCTG ATGACTATTTTCTGTACGAGTCAGACGAATTTCCCAGCAGTTGGCAGCAAGAGCCTGTGATTAAGCTACTGAGCAAGCGACAAGTGGATCAAAAGGAAAGCAAAGATGCAAAGAAACCTGTGGCCATGAAGCCCCAACCAAATTCAAATCCAGAAAATTCTTCAAATCAGAAACTAAATAGCCCAGTTCTTGAGTTACCACAGGGAAACA CTTCAGACATTCAGAACAATAATGACACTATGACTATTCCTATTACAACTGCTACACCATCTACCATTACACCAACTCCAACTGAAGTGCTACCAACTGTGGATTATGATGGTCTAAACATCACTGTTAAAAATGTCACTCAAGACTACCATCGATATTACAACAG ctcCACTTATCCTGAGAAAGGAATGCAATTTTGGATTGATTTTGACAAGGAAAATGCATCTACTCACGATATGTTGTCTCAATCACATCGTCGTGCCGCT ACGGTTCCGCTCTCCTTCGATTTTCCCTTCTATGGGCACTGGGTGCGTAACATTACCATCGCTACTGGGGGCTTTCTATATACTGGAGACTACGTTCATTCTTGGTTGGCTGCTACACAATACATTGCCCCGTTGATGGCAAATTTCGACACAAGCATGAGTAACTACTCCACTATTAAGTACATGGATAATGGAACGGCGTTTTCAGTTCAGTGGGACAAAGTTGCTCTTCAGGATAAACCCGATGGAGGCAACTTTTCATTCCAG GCAACTTTATTAAAATCTGGTGATATTATCTTTGCGTATAAAGACATTCCTATTCCAGTTAATTCAATTGGCGATGATGCCCATCCTGTCAAAGTGGGCGTTTCTGATGCTTATATCATCGACCGAACCATCTTTT TTGTCCGCAGGAAGACGATTTACGAGTACCATAAGGTAGACAAGAAAACAGAAGAGGTCACATCTGATTCGGCCATTTATTTCACCGCTCTGCCTACATGTGTTGCATTCAATTCCTGCGATTCTTGTATTTCAAACACTATTGGTTTTGATTGTGTATGGTGCTCCACGGCTGAGCGTTGTTCTGACGGCATGGACCGCCACCGGCAAGATTGGCTGGTCAAGGGCTGTGACAAAGTCTTCGTTGATAACATTGGTAACTGCAGCTTGCCACCTTTAGTTCCTTCAAGTACTCCGCCAATGGAAACAACCATTCCCACTCCTGCACCTACAAA ATTCCCACCTACGGCTACGACAGTCACGCCAACAACTAAGCCATGGGACGATTTTGATCCTTCAGCCAGTCGCGTGACAAATG TAACCACTTCGACTACTACTGCATTACCCATTCCAATTTCTGAGGCCAGGGCTAATACTGAGG ATGCTTCCGAAGATGCCAATGCTTCCAACGTTTCCTCAGTCGTTGGCATCTTGTTCTTGGTGGCCATAGTCGTTGGCCTCGGAGGATGGCTGTTTTACGCCTACAGGAATCCACACACACCGTCGGGTCAATGCTTTATTCGG TACCGCCCTGCGCAGTGGCGATGGAGATCTGGAGAAGCTCATTACACCGCTGCCGCTATTCACATGTAA
- the LOC124348938 gene encoding plexin domain-containing protein 2-like isoform X2: MKLTRRRLSNKCQSRKNTPRMASESRKFNWCAVLVTLTLIGICTADDYFLYESDEFPSSWQQEPVIKLLSKRQVDQKESKDAKKPVAMKPQPNSNPENSSNQKLNSPVLELPQGNTSDIQNNNDTMTIPITTATPSTITPTPTEVLPTVDYDGLNITVKNVTQDYHRYYNSSTYPEKGMQFWIDFDKENASTHDMLSQSHRRAATVPLSFDFPFYGHWVRNITIATGGFLYTGDYVHSWLAATQYIAPLMANFDTSMSNYSTIKYMDNGTAFSVQWDKVALQDKPDGGNFSFQATLLKSGDIIFAYKDIPIPVNSIGDDAHPVKVGVSDAYIIDRTIFFVRRKTIYEYHKVDKKTEEVTSDSAIYFTALPTCVAFNSCDSCISNTIGFDCVWCSTAERCSDGMDRHRQDWLVKGCDKVFVDNIGNCSLPPLVPSSTPPMETTIPTPAPTKFPPTATTVTPTTKPWDDFDPSASRVTNDASEDANASNVSSVVGILFLVAIVVGLGGWLFYAYRNPHTPSGQCFIRYRPAQWRWRSGEAHYTAAAIHM; encoded by the exons ATGAAGCTCACAAGACGACGACTCAGTAACAAGTGTCAGTCTCGAAAAAATACACCGAGAATGGCGTCTGAAAGCAGGAAATTTAACTGGTGTGCTGTGTTAGTTACTCTCACCCTCATCGGCATTTGCACAGCTG ATGACTATTTTCTGTACGAGTCAGACGAATTTCCCAGCAGTTGGCAGCAAGAGCCTGTGATTAAGCTACTGAGCAAGCGACAAGTGGATCAAAAGGAAAGCAAAGATGCAAAGAAACCTGTGGCCATGAAGCCCCAACCAAATTCAAATCCAGAAAATTCTTCAAATCAGAAACTAAATAGCCCAGTTCTTGAGTTACCACAGGGAAACA CTTCAGACATTCAGAACAATAATGACACTATGACTATTCCTATTACAACTGCTACACCATCTACCATTACACCAACTCCAACTGAAGTGCTACCAACTGTGGATTATGATGGTCTAAACATCACTGTTAAAAATGTCACTCAAGACTACCATCGATATTACAACAG ctcCACTTATCCTGAGAAAGGAATGCAATTTTGGATTGATTTTGACAAGGAAAATGCATCTACTCACGATATGTTGTCTCAATCACATCGTCGTGCCGCT ACGGTTCCGCTCTCCTTCGATTTTCCCTTCTATGGGCACTGGGTGCGTAACATTACCATCGCTACTGGGGGCTTTCTATATACTGGAGACTACGTTCATTCTTGGTTGGCTGCTACACAATACATTGCCCCGTTGATGGCAAATTTCGACACAAGCATGAGTAACTACTCCACTATTAAGTACATGGATAATGGAACGGCGTTTTCAGTTCAGTGGGACAAAGTTGCTCTTCAGGATAAACCCGATGGAGGCAACTTTTCATTCCAG GCAACTTTATTAAAATCTGGTGATATTATCTTTGCGTATAAAGACATTCCTATTCCAGTTAATTCAATTGGCGATGATGCCCATCCTGTCAAAGTGGGCGTTTCTGATGCTTATATCATCGACCGAACCATCTTTT TTGTCCGCAGGAAGACGATTTACGAGTACCATAAGGTAGACAAGAAAACAGAAGAGGTCACATCTGATTCGGCCATTTATTTCACCGCTCTGCCTACATGTGTTGCATTCAATTCCTGCGATTCTTGTATTTCAAACACTATTGGTTTTGATTGTGTATGGTGCTCCACGGCTGAGCGTTGTTCTGACGGCATGGACCGCCACCGGCAAGATTGGCTGGTCAAGGGCTGTGACAAAGTCTTCGTTGATAACATTGGTAACTGCAGCTTGCCACCTTTAGTTCCTTCAAGTACTCCGCCAATGGAAACAACCATTCCCACTCCTGCACCTACAAA ATTCCCACCTACGGCTACGACAGTCACGCCAACAACTAAGCCATGGGACGATTTTGATCCTTCAGCCAGTCGCGTGACAAATG ATGCTTCCGAAGATGCCAATGCTTCCAACGTTTCCTCAGTCGTTGGCATCTTGTTCTTGGTGGCCATAGTCGTTGGCCTCGGAGGATGGCTGTTTTACGCCTACAGGAATCCACACACACCGTCGGGTCAATGCTTTATTCGG TACCGCCCTGCGCAGTGGCGATGGAGATCTGGAGAAGCTCATTACACCGCTGCCGCTATTCACATGTAA
- the LOC124349085 gene encoding uncharacterized protein LOC124349085 isoform X2, which yields MYVRDFVLLSLTFLLCLFTSRGEELWREDVTGRMNIGVTASGFDQIRLDCGSNNFQVVVETLADFRGVIYTRGSFYSRKAPCFLDANGGRRFRLKIPYDQCNVEDDGEKFQVTLILQHDKELIMPGDGAFALQCDLSAKDSKSFKVSAVSSISLADPDPSGKDVPTHLKSTVSAPNVVIFKPSDIRPRKSPQRIEL from the exons ATGTATGTCCGTGATTTTGTGCTCTTGTCTCTAACATTCTTATTGTGTCTGTTCACGTCAAGAGGAGAAG AATTATGGCGGGAAGATGTGACTGGGCGTATGAACATTGGTGTGACGGCTTCGGGGTTCGATCAAATTCGGCTAGACTGCGGTAGCAACAATTTTCAAGTGGTAGTAGAGACACTGGCCGATTTTAGAGGAGTAATATACACTAGAG GCAGCTTCTATTCACGAAAGGCACCGTGCTTTCTAGATGCTAACGGTGGCCGTCGTTTCCGGCTCAAAATACCATACGATCAGTGCAATGTTGAGGAT gatggagaaaaatttcaagtgaCTCTCATCTTGCAGCATGATAAGGAGCTCATTATGCCAGGAGACGGAGCTTTTGCACTGCAATGTGATCTGTCAGCCAAAGattcaaaatcttttaaagt ATCTGCCGTATCCAGTATCAGTTTAGCTGATCCGGATCCTTCCGGAAAAGACGTTCCAACTCATTTGAAGTCCACTGTGAGCGCTCCAAACGTAGTTATCTTCAAGCCGTCCGATATCAGACCAAGAAAGTCACCGCAAAGGATAGAGCTATAA
- the LOC124349085 gene encoding uncharacterized protein LOC124349085 isoform X1, producing MYVRDFVLLSLTFLLCLFTSRGEAELWREDVTGRMNIGVTASGFDQIRLDCGSNNFQVVVETLADFRGVIYTRGSFYSRKAPCFLDANGGRRFRLKIPYDQCNVEDDGEKFQVTLILQHDKELIMPGDGAFALQCDLSAKDSKSFKVSAVSSISLADPDPSGKDVPTHLKSTVSAPNVVIFKPSDIRPRKSPQRIEL from the exons ATGTATGTCCGTGATTTTGTGCTCTTGTCTCTAACATTCTTATTGTGTCTGTTCACGTCAAGAGGAGAAG CAGAATTATGGCGGGAAGATGTGACTGGGCGTATGAACATTGGTGTGACGGCTTCGGGGTTCGATCAAATTCGGCTAGACTGCGGTAGCAACAATTTTCAAGTGGTAGTAGAGACACTGGCCGATTTTAGAGGAGTAATATACACTAGAG GCAGCTTCTATTCACGAAAGGCACCGTGCTTTCTAGATGCTAACGGTGGCCGTCGTTTCCGGCTCAAAATACCATACGATCAGTGCAATGTTGAGGAT gatggagaaaaatttcaagtgaCTCTCATCTTGCAGCATGATAAGGAGCTCATTATGCCAGGAGACGGAGCTTTTGCACTGCAATGTGATCTGTCAGCCAAAGattcaaaatcttttaaagt ATCTGCCGTATCCAGTATCAGTTTAGCTGATCCGGATCCTTCCGGAAAAGACGTTCCAACTCATTTGAAGTCCACTGTGAGCGCTCCAAACGTAGTTATCTTCAAGCCGTCCGATATCAGACCAAGAAAGTCACCGCAAAGGATAGAGCTATAA
- the LOC124349011 gene encoding vacuolar protein sorting-associated protein 72 homolog, with product MSLQRERRVNAGNRLSKLLEEEEQDDDFYKSTYGGFNDEEDDNEFVFKAEEDQDDVVDSDFSIDENDEPISDHEDEGTKRKRGVVSTKAYKEPKASSSKRLKGDKNADEMTERIAKAGEKTEVPVEVPKVRSKYARKPKIPSQAREKKAVRQTTVLKSAETVQRLRERETKGKRKHNRRDNSEKLTQQQLLEEAKETELLNIQSLEKYHQLELEKKKTRVVKKAPTGPTIRYLSTSMPLIQEVNPEAERINVEEDEEKEDNNPVVENGTVATVDSKQCCERTFVTFSNDSVLEANFSRTKVTPPQKNFCPITRQRAKYFDPVTQLPYGTLQAFRILREAYCQQLEVKGDASDPEIGRWKEWRQKYRQARLAALAAARAQQVNAQGNSAPASTPVPAVKPSNSNNSTPTI from the exons ATGTCACTACAACGTGAACGGCGTGTAAATGCGGGTAATCGCTTGTCAAAATTActggaggaagaagaacaGGATGACGATTTCTATAAAAGCACTTACGGTGGCTTcaatgatgaagaagatgacaATGAATTCGTTTTCAA aGCGGAAGAGGACCAGGATGACGTTGTAGACTCAGATTTCAGCAttgatgaaaatgatgaaCCCATCTCTGATCATGAAGATGAGGGCACTAAAAGAAAACGAGGTGTAGTCAGTACCAAAGCGTACAAG gAGCCTAAAGCTTCCTCGAGCAAACGCTTAAAGGGTGACAAAAATGCTGATGAAATGACAGAGAGAATAGCAAAAGctggagaaaaaacagaagTTCCCGTGGAAGTCCCGAAGGTCAGGTCGAAATATGCCAGAAAGCCAAAAATTCCTTCACAGGCCAGAGAAAAGAAGGCAGTAAGGCAAACAActgtattgaaatcagctgaAACTGTACAAAGACTcagggagagagaaacaaaagggaaaagaaaacacaacag AAGGGACAATTCCGAAAAGTTAACCCAACAACAGCTTCTAGAAGAAGCCAAAGAGACCGAGTTGCTAAACATTCAATCATTGGAAAAGTATCACCAACTTGaactggagaagaagaaaactaggGTAGTGAAAAAGGCTCCTACTGGACCAACAATTCGTTACCTCTCGACGTCAATGCCTCTAATCCAGGAAGTCAACCCGGAAGCCGAGCGAATTAATGTCGAAGAAgatgaggaaaaagaagataatAATCCAGTTGTTGAGAATGGCACGGTAGCCACAGTCGACAGCAAGCAGTGTTGTGAAAGAACTTTCGTTACGTTTTCGAATGACAGTGTCTTGGAGGCTAATTTCAGTCGGACGAAAGTCACTCCAcctcaaaagaatttttgtcCTATCACCAG GCAAAGAGCCAAATACTTTGATCCGGTGACTCAGCTGCCGTACGGCACTCTACAGGCCTTCCGGATTTTACGTGAGGCCTATTGCCAGCAGCTGGAGGTGAAAGGAGACGCCAGCGATCCGGAGATCGGCCGCTGGAAGGAATGGCGTCAAAAGTACCGCCAAGCTCGACTCGCCGCTCTAGCTGCCGCTCGCGCTCAACAGGTCAACGCGCAGGGAAACTCAGCACCTGCATCGACGCCAGTTCCAGCAGTCAAACCCTCCAACTCGAATAACTCCACACCGACGATATGA
- the LOC124349098 gene encoding prokineticin-2-like isoform X2 codes for MFFKLRNLYYCAALLLIQLALVTQQLVPYSGATRFVPNWWTAVHQAAGEECRNSEDCSPDECCVRSTRSRLHRFCLPLRQTGEACRLTQNLVDPSHEQHHVYLNLCPCANGLACREIHGGWVDAECVASRNPADLLRHSFLQAILNAMKQRRQQSRNRIPVNSFSN; via the exons ATGTTCTTTAAACTTCGAAACTTGTACTATTGTGCTGCTCTACTACTAATTCAGTTGGCATTAGTCACCCAGCAGTTGGTTCCTTACAGCGGAGCTACTCGTTTTGTTCCTAATTGGTGGACTGCAG TTCATCAAGCGGCAGGCGAAGAGTGTCGCAATTCCGAGGATTGCTCTCCAGACGAGTGCTGCGTCCGCTCTACGAGGTCCCGTCTGCACCGGTTCTGTTTGCCGCTGCGTCAGACGGGCGAAGCTTGTCGACTCACTCAAAATCTTGTTGATCCATCACATGAACAACATCACGTCTATTTGAACCTCTGTCCCTGCGCCAACGGCCTGGCCTGCCGTGAAATTCACGGCGGATGGGTTGATGCCGAATGTGTTGCATCACGCAATCCGGCTGACCTACTTCGCCACTCTTTCCTCCAAGCCATTTTGAACGCCATGAAACAGCGCCGACAGCAGTCGCGCAACCGAATTCCCgtcaattcattttccaattaa
- the LOC124349098 gene encoding uncharacterized protein LOC124349098 isoform X1: protein MFFKLRNLYYCAALLLIQLALVTQQLVPYSGATRFVPNWWTAARRQHSTKALKPLIFCPVHQAAGEECRNSEDCSPDECCVRSTRSRLHRFCLPLRQTGEACRLTQNLVDPSHEQHHVYLNLCPCANGLACREIHGGWVDAECVASRNPADLLRHSFLQAILNAMKQRRQQSRNRIPVNSFSN from the exons ATGTTCTTTAAACTTCGAAACTTGTACTATTGTGCTGCTCTACTACTAATTCAGTTGGCATTAGTCACCCAGCAGTTGGTTCCTTACAGCGGAGCTACTCGTTTTGTTCCTAATTGGTGGACTGCAG CAAGACGTCAGCATTCAACCAAAGCATTAAAGCCTCTTATCTTTTGTCCAGTTCATCAAGCGGCAGGCGAAGAGTGTCGCAATTCCGAGGATTGCTCTCCAGACGAGTGCTGCGTCCGCTCTACGAGGTCCCGTCTGCACCGGTTCTGTTTGCCGCTGCGTCAGACGGGCGAAGCTTGTCGACTCACTCAAAATCTTGTTGATCCATCACATGAACAACATCACGTCTATTTGAACCTCTGTCCCTGCGCCAACGGCCTGGCCTGCCGTGAAATTCACGGCGGATGGGTTGATGCCGAATGTGTTGCATCACGCAATCCGGCTGACCTACTTCGCCACTCTTTCCTCCAAGCCATTTTGAACGCCATGAAACAGCGCCGACAGCAGTCGCGCAACCGAATTCCCgtcaattcattttccaattaa